The Cylindrospermopsis curvispora GIHE-G1 genome contains a region encoding:
- a CDS encoding helix-turn-helix domain-containing protein: MLSNYMPKPYSIDLRNRVIVAWVAREGSQRQLAERFKVSLSFVRNLVRRYRETGQVEPKQCGGYEKPIIAGQYLNMIKSWLDEKNDLLLSELCDRLRETTGTSVSITTMHRALEKLGLRHKKSLSRSVELNIR; encoded by the coding sequence ATGCTGTCAAATTATATGCCAAAACCTTATTCAATAGATTTGCGTAATCGCGTGATTGTAGCATGGGTTGCTCGAGAGGGATCTCAACGCCAGTTGGCAGAAAGATTCAAGGTCAGCTTATCATTTGTGAGAAATTTAGTACGTCGTTATCGTGAAACTGGGCAAGTTGAGCCAAAGCAATGTGGAGGATATGAAAAGCCTATAATTGCAGGCCAATATTTAAACATGATCAAGTCTTGGCTGGATGAGAAAAATGATTTACTGCTTTCAGAATTATGCGATCGCCTGAGAGAAACGACGGGCACTAGTGTTAGTATCACAACCATGCATCGAGCCTTAGAAAAGTTGGGTCTACGTCATAAAAAAAGTCTAAGTAGGTCGGTGGAATTAAATATAAGATGA
- a CDS encoding aldo/keto reductase: MLPTKSYLQLTPDLRICRILNGMWQVSGGHGRIVPKNALNAMFKYIDAGFTTWDLADHYGPAEDLIGEFRRQLIAQRGELAANNIQTFTKWVPRPVNMTKSIVEENINISLRRMDVPSLDLMQFHWWEYGNPSYLDALKYMAELQAEGKIKHIALTNFDTEHLQIITQAGIRIVSNQVQYSLVDRRPEVNMSKFCEAHNIKLLTYGTICGGFLSEKYLGQPEPRSFDLNTISLKKYKNMIDAWGGWQLFQSLLATLKQVADKYHATIANVAINYILKEPAVAGVIVGARLGISEHIADNQRVFEFDLDDEDIKIINRVSQQSRDLYEVIGDCGDEYRR, encoded by the coding sequence ATGCTACCTACAAAAAGCTATTTACAACTTACTCCTGATTTACGAATTTGCCGCATTTTAAATGGAATGTGGCAAGTTTCTGGCGGACACGGACGCATTGTGCCAAAAAATGCTTTAAATGCAATGTTCAAATATATTGATGCTGGTTTTACCACCTGGGATCTAGCAGATCATTATGGACCAGCAGAAGATTTAATCGGGGAGTTTCGTCGTCAGTTAATAGCACAGCGTGGAGAGTTAGCAGCTAATAATATTCAAACCTTCACTAAATGGGTCCCTCGCCCTGTCAATATGACTAAATCCATCGTCGAAGAGAATATTAATATTTCCCTGAGGAGAATGGATGTACCATCCCTGGACTTAATGCAGTTTCACTGGTGGGAATATGGTAACCCTAGTTACCTAGACGCTCTCAAGTATATGGCAGAATTACAAGCTGAGGGTAAAATTAAACACATAGCTTTGACTAACTTCGATACGGAACACTTACAAATCATTACCCAAGCTGGCATAAGAATTGTTTCCAATCAAGTCCAGTATTCTCTGGTTGATAGAAGACCAGAAGTAAATATGAGTAAATTTTGTGAAGCACACAATATTAAGCTATTGACTTATGGTACCATTTGCGGTGGTTTCTTATCCGAAAAATATTTGGGACAACCAGAACCGCGCAGTTTTGATTTAAATACCATTAGCTTGAAAAAGTACAAGAACATGATTGATGCTTGGGGTGGATGGCAATTGTTCCAGTCCCTACTTGCCACTCTTAAACAAGTAGCAGATAAGTATCACGCTACTATTGCTAATGTGGCTATCAATTATATTCTAAAAGAGCCAGCAGTAGCAGGTGTAATCGTAGGCGCAAGGCTGGGAATTAGCGAACACATAGCAGATAATCAGCGGGTTTTTGAGTTTGATTTGGATGATGAAGATATCAAAATCATCAATAGGGTTTCCCAACAATCACGAGATTTGTATGAGGTGATAGGAGACTGTGGTGATGAGTACAGGAGATGA
- a CDS encoding NAD(P)/FAD-dependent oxidoreductase, translated as MKELLYLEIPTSDSGAVRDWLQTEFVPGDGEKLLTPQGVRVVNEGLSIEKHLATELSIFVWSVQRTTYLKVFRWGDKPFGREGLVLRRLTVGIRSRFPYQYPDPPKIDPQRSIFTELEPYYPLTVKYFQKIPNGEYDLKRVYWWEQRWREGVKSPQQPRQVVFDHQTTPPENSSGLIYDLIYIGGALGSIHAAVMARLGYKVLLIERLPFGRMNREWNISRDEIQSLINLNLLTNEEVETIIAREYKDGFNKFFDANNPSDLQAPVLHTPTVLNVALDAEKLLTLCGQKLRDAGGDIWDETEFVRADVTDSQVSVTVKSINTEKEKLVGGRLLVDAMGTASPIAWQLNGGRAFDSVCPTVGAIIEKGFAPGVWDSQYGDVLYSHGDISRGRQLIWELFPGKGEELTIYLFHYHQVNGENPGSLLEMYEDFFAILPEYRRCELDNLVWKKATFGYIPGHFSTSSKDRKVAFNRIIAIGDSASLQSPLVFTGFGSLVRNLERLTTLLNTALKHNLLSFTHLNRIRAYQSNVSVTWLFSKGMMVPTGKFIPPQRVNAMLNTFFGLLVDEPLQVVDNFIKDRCDWLTFNRLAIKAASKNPALLIWIWQMAGFQDLVKWLGNYFNFGFHALVSALLGTWFTPFLQWNQSWLEPKYPALWLQLLEINYAVTIGKRVNTRFVTSISSNLPMGSQ; from the coding sequence ATGAAAGAGCTTCTTTACTTAGAAATTCCCACCAGCGATAGTGGTGCTGTCCGGGACTGGCTACAAACAGAGTTTGTTCCGGGAGATGGAGAAAAATTACTAACTCCACAAGGAGTTCGCGTGGTAAATGAGGGTTTATCTATTGAAAAACATTTAGCTACGGAACTCTCGATTTTTGTTTGGTCTGTACAGCGGACAACATACTTAAAGGTGTTTCGTTGGGGAGATAAACCGTTTGGAAGAGAAGGTTTAGTTTTACGACGCTTAACTGTGGGTATTCGGAGCCGCTTTCCCTACCAATACCCCGATCCCCCAAAGATTGACCCCCAAAGGTCAATTTTTACAGAATTAGAACCCTATTATCCTCTAACTGTCAAGTATTTTCAGAAAATTCCCAATGGGGAATATGATCTTAAACGTGTTTACTGGTGGGAGCAACGTTGGCGAGAAGGTGTCAAAAGTCCTCAGCAACCCCGTCAGGTAGTTTTTGACCACCAAACAACCCCACCAGAAAACTCATCTGGCCTAATATATGACCTAATCTATATCGGTGGTGCCCTGGGTTCAATCCACGCTGCAGTTATGGCTAGATTGGGTTATAAGGTGCTACTGATTGAAAGATTACCTTTTGGCAGAATGAATAGGGAATGGAATATTTCTCGCGATGAAATTCAAAGTTTAATCAATCTAAACTTACTCACAAATGAAGAAGTAGAAACTATTATTGCTAGAGAGTATAAAGATGGTTTTAATAAGTTTTTTGATGCCAATAATCCATCTGACCTGCAAGCACCTGTATTACACACACCTACGGTTCTCAATGTGGCTCTGGATGCTGAGAAATTATTAACCCTATGTGGTCAAAAACTGCGAGATGCTGGTGGTGATATTTGGGATGAAACGGAATTTGTGCGAGCAGATGTCACTGACTCACAAGTTAGTGTAACTGTCAAGAGTATAAATACGGAAAAGGAGAAACTAGTTGGGGGTAGATTACTCGTAGATGCTATGGGTACTGCTTCTCCTATAGCTTGGCAATTAAATGGTGGTAGAGCTTTTGATAGTGTGTGTCCTACGGTAGGTGCTATTATAGAGAAAGGATTCGCTCCTGGGGTGTGGGATTCCCAGTATGGAGATGTTTTGTATAGTCACGGGGATATTTCCAGAGGAAGACAGTTAATTTGGGAGTTGTTTCCAGGAAAGGGGGAAGAACTGACAATTTATCTATTTCACTATCATCAGGTAAATGGTGAAAATCCCGGTTCTCTTTTGGAAATGTATGAGGACTTTTTCGCAATTTTGCCAGAATATCGCCGTTGTGAACTGGATAACCTGGTGTGGAAAAAGGCTACTTTTGGCTATATACCCGGGCATTTTAGCACCAGTAGTAAAGATCGCAAGGTGGCTTTTAACCGCATAATTGCCATTGGTGATTCCGCTTCTTTACAATCTCCTTTGGTGTTTACTGGTTTTGGTTCTTTGGTTCGCAATCTGGAGCGTTTAACGACTCTGCTGAACACGGCTTTAAAACATAATCTACTGAGTTTTACACATCTCAATAGAATTCGTGCCTACCAAAGTAACGTTTCTGTAACTTGGTTATTCTCTAAAGGAATGATGGTTCCCACGGGGAAATTTATTCCTCCCCAAAGGGTAAATGCTATGCTGAATACCTTCTTTGGCTTGCTGGTGGATGAACCTTTACAGGTAGTGGACAATTTTATTAAAGACCGCTGTGACTGGTTAACCTTTAATCGTCTAGCCATAAAAGCTGCTAGCAAAAATCCTGCTCTACTGATTTGGATTTGGCAAATGGCGGGTTTTCAGGATCTAGTTAAATGGTTGGGCAATTATTTTAATTTTGGTTTTCATGCTCTGGTAAGCGCTTTACTGGGAACCTGGTTCACCCCATTCCTCCAGTGGAATCAGTCCTGGTTGGAACCCAAGTATCCCGCACTTTGGCTACAATTGTTGGAAATTAATTATGCCGTTACCATTGGTAAGCGTGTTAATACTCGGTTTGTCACTTCCATTTCCTCAAATTTGCCTATGGGATCTCAATAG